One segment of Panicum virgatum strain AP13 chromosome 3K, P.virgatum_v5, whole genome shotgun sequence DNA contains the following:
- the LOC120700799 gene encoding proline-rich receptor-like protein kinase PERK2: MCVEFVRRLLPAPRRVGRTQPTPGPHSRSLASSAVAPRFSLSLAPTPRPPRRPSPATPPLAVPRCAAPPPRPSPAAPPLAVLLVPPSCLRRRRRSRAALSPRVRLARRRRTLAALAPSRCQPPPAPPSILASVSPDAAAATPSLPSPPYCSAGLRQLGAANSRASSVASSTPPTRGPHPVGPPSSRRAPTWLYPLLGHLGAAEPRDSSAASSTPRLNENGAITPLRSGVTAPNCGVPDVPPRRVDLWCHCCGQLA, encoded by the exons ATGTGTGTGGAG TTCGTGCGTCGCCTCCTCCCTGCACCCCGCCGCGTGGGCCGAACGCAGCCCACTCCCGGCCCACACAGCCGGTCGCTCGCCTCCTCGGCTGTCGCCCCCCGCTTCTCGCTCTCCCTCGCGCCGACGCCtcgcccgccacgccgcccctcgcccgccacgccgcccctcgccgtccctcgctgtgccgcgccgccgcctcgcccctcgcccgccgcgccgcccctcgccgtcctGCTCGTGCCGCCGTCCTGCttgcgccgacgccgccgctctCGCGCCGCCCTCAGCCCTCGCGTCcgtctcgcccgccgccgccgcaccctcgCTGCCCTCGCCCCGTCGCGCTGCCAGCCTCCGCCAGCTCCGCCCTCGATCCTCGCGTCTGTctcgcccgacgccgccgccgccacgccctcgCTGCCCTCGCCTCCCTATTGCAGTGCCGGCCTCCGCCAGCTCGGCGCCGCCAACTCGCGCGCCTCCTCCGTCGCGAGCTCCACGCCACCGACCCGCGGGCCTCATCCGGTAGGCCCTCCGTCGAGCCGGCGCGCCCCTACTTGGTTGTACCCCCTCCTTGGACATCTCGGGGCCGCGGAGCCGCGCGACTCCAGCGCGGCCAGCTCGACGCCACGGCTGAACGAGAACGGCGCCATCACGCCGCTCCGCTCTGGCGTCACTGCGCCAAACTGTGGCGTCCCCGACGTGCCTCCTCGCCGAGTAG ATCTGTGGTGTCATTGCTGTGGCCAGCTTGCTTAA
- the LOC120698819 gene encoding mannosylglycoprotein endo-beta-mannosidase-like isoform X2: MDERRRAGHRAGDAAEEQADPRPLLRAEQPGHRRHRRRREGVLHLLVLHHVPVCPGNQHVTLNFHGINYSAEMYLNGLKEVLPKGMFRRHNIDITDILHPDGNNLLAVLVHPPDHPGRIPPQGGQGGDHEIGKDVATQYVEGWDWICPIRDRNTGIWVEVSISITGPVNIMDPHLVSTFHDDFKRSYLHCTLQLENRSSWIADCTLKIQVSTELEGNICLVEHLQSYAITIPPQSDVEYTIPPLFFYKPNLWWPNGMGKQSLYNVEISVDVKGFGESDSWSHYFGFRKIESTIDDSTGGRIFKLNGEPIFIRGGNWILSDGLLRLTKKRYMTDIKFHADMNFNMLRCWGGGLAERPDFYHFCDVYGLMVWQEFWITGDVDGRGIPVSNPNGPLDHDLFLLCARDTVKLLRNHASLALWVGGNEQVPPVDINKALKSDLKLHPMFASSQASDSQEKHLSEEATDPSKYLDGTRVYVQGSMWDGFANGKGDFTDGPYEIQYPESFFKDSFYKYGFNPEVGSVGVPVAETIRATMPPEGWSIPIFRKRIDGYIEEVPNPIWDYHKFIPYSKPGKVHDQIELYGHPKDLDDFCEKAQLVNYAQYRALLEGWTSFMWTKFTGVLIWKTQNPWTGLRGQFYDHLHDQTAGFYGCRCAAEPIHVQLNLASYFIEVVNTTADELADVAVEISVWDLDGTSPYYKVTEKIVIPPKKVKQIMEMKYPKMKDAKPVYFLLLKLFRLSDNRILSRNFYWLHLPGKDYKLLEQYQQKKIPLKIYSEILVSGTKHQLRMIVENKSTKSVAESIHPASGIDLGDVSGSHSTGKETTHDGNESGSLWRKIHSSLGVARTSDNLRTLEVDGTDSGIAFFLHFSVHTSGSSTAEEKYNDTRILPVHYSDNYFSLAPGEQTSIDISFEAAPGSSPRVVLRGWNHHLDHAVMI; this comes from the exons atggatgagcgccgccgtgccgggcAC CGTGCTGGGGACGCTGCTGAAGAACAAGCTGATCCCCGACCCCTTCTACGGGCTGAACAACCAGGCCATCGTCGACATCGCCGACGCCGGGAGGGAGTACTACACCTTCTGGTTCTTCACCACGTTCCAGTGTGCCCCG GAAATCAGCACGTGACTTTAAACTTCCATGGAATAAACTACTCAGCAGAAATGTACTTAAATGGGCTCAAGGAGGTACTTCCAAAAGGAATGTTCCGAAGGCATAACATTGATATTACTGATATTCTTCATCCTGATGGTAACAATCTGCTTGCTGTCCTTGTTCATCCTCCTGATCACCCTGGCAGAATTCCTCCTCAGGGAGGCCAGGGTGGTGACCATGAG ATTGGGAAAGATGTCGCTACACAATATGTTGAAGGATGGGATTGGATTTGCCCAATAAG GGATCGAAACACGGGTATCTGGGTTGAGGTATCAATTTCCATAACTGGG CCTGTGAATATAATGGATCCCCATCTGGTTTCAACTTTTCATGATGATTTTAAGAGGTCATACCTACACTGTACACTTCAGTTAGAGAACAGAAGTTCCTGGATTGCAGATTGTACCCTGAAAATACAGGTGTCAACTGAACTTGAAGGGAACATTTGCTTGGTGGAACACCTTCAAAGTTATGCAATAACAATCCCTCCTCAGTCAGATGTAGAGTACACCATTCCTCCT TTATTCTTTTATAAGCCAAACCTGTGGTGGCCAAATGGCATGGGAAAGCAATCCCTGTACAACGTTGAGATTAGTGTGGATGTCAAAGGATTTGGAGAGTCTGATTCCTGGAGCCATTATTTTGGATTCCGCAAGATCGAGAGTACAATTGATGATTCTACTGGTGGGAG GATCTTCAAGCTAAATGGTGAACCTATTTTTATCCGAGGAGGGAACTGGATATTGTCAGATGGCCTTCTTCGGTTAACAAAGAAGCGATATATGACTGACATCAAGTTCCACGCTGACATGAACTTCAATATGCTTCGCTGTTGGGGTGGCGGATTAGCAGAGAGGCCTGATTTTTATCATTTTTGCGATGTCTATGGCCTGATG GTTTGGCAGGAATTTTGGATAACTGGAGATGTCGATGGCCGAGGAATTCCTGTGTCAAACCCAAATGGCCCTTTGGACCATGATCTCTTTCTTCTATGTGCTAGAGATACTGTCAAATTACTCAGGAATCATGCTAGTCTAGCTTTATGGGTTGGTGGTAATGAGCAGGTCCCACCAGTCGACATCAACAAAGCACTGAAGAGTGATTTGAAGCTACATCCTATGTTTGCAAGTAGCCAGGCATCAGACAGTCAAGAAAAACATTTATCAGAAGAAGCAACTGACCCTAGTAAATACCTTGATGGTACTCGTGTATATGTCCAAGGATCAATGTGGGATGGTTTCGCCAATGGGAAAGGCGACTTCACCGATGGTCCATATGAGATTCAGTATCCAGAGAGCTTTTTCAAGGACAGCTTCTACAAATATGGGTTCAACCCTGAAGTTGGATCTGTGGGAGTTCCAGTTGCAGAGACAATTAGGGCCACAATGCCTCCAGAAGGATGGAGTATTCCAATTTTCAGGAAAAGAATCGACGGGTACATTGAAGAAGTACCAAATCCAATATGGGACTACCACAAGTTCATTCCCTACTCAAAACCTGGGAAAGTCCATGATCAGATTGAACTTTATGGACACCCAAAAGACCTGGATGATTTCTGTGAAAAG GCACAATTGGTCAACTACGCTCAGTACAGAGCGCTTCTGGAAGGATGGACTTCCTTCATGTGGACAAAGTTTACAGGTGTTCTGATTTGGAAGACACAGAATCCATGGACTGGACTAAGAGGGCAGTTCTATGATCATCTCCACGACCAAACTGCTGGGTTTTATGGTTGCCGATGTGCTGCTGAACCTATTCATGTCCAACTGAATTTGGCCAGCTACTTTATAGAG GTGGTAAACACTACAGCTGATGAACTCGCAGATGTGGCTGTTGAAATTTCAGTATGGGATTTGGACGGTACATCCCCCTATTATAAAGTTACCGAGAAAATTGTTATACCACCAAAGAAAGTGAAGCAGATCATGGAGATGAAATACCCGAAGATGAAGGATGCCAAGCCTGTGTATTTTCTGTTACTCAAACTTTTCAGGCTTTCAGACAATAGAATACTCTCCAGAAACTTCTACTGGTTGCATCTTCCCGGGAAAGACTACAAGTTGTTAGAGCAGTACCAGCAGAAAAAGATTCCACTAAAAATTTATTCCGAGATTTTGGTCTCAGGCACCAAGCACCAATTAAGAATGATAGTAGAGAACAAGTCGACGAAGTCAGTCGCAGAAAGCATACACCCAGCATCAGGAATTGATCTAGGTGATGTAAGTGGTTCCCACAGCACTGGCAAAGAAACTACTCATGATGGAAATGAGAGTGGAAGCCTGTGGCGGAAAATACACAGCAGCCTCGGCGTCGCAAGAACAAGTGACAACCTAAGAACACTCGAGGTGGACGGGACCGATTCGGGCATCGCATTCTTCCTCCATTTCTCGGTGCACACTTCTGGATCGTCAACAGCCGAGGAGAAGTACAATGACACAAGGATCCTCCCCGTCCACTACTCAGACAACTACTTCTCGCTGGCGCCGGGGGAGCAGACGTCCATTGACATCTCGTTCGAGGCTGCCCCGGGGTCCAGTCCCAGGGTCGTTCTCAGGGGCTGGAACCATCATCTGGACCATGCCGTGATGATCTGA
- the LOC120698819 gene encoding mannosylglycoprotein endo-beta-mannosidase-like isoform X1 encodes MAAAAVGKRVLDTGWLAARSTEVALTGVQLTTTQPPAADPEPAAPWMSAAVPGTVLGTLLKNKLIPDPFYGLNNQAIVDIADAGREYYTFWFFTTFQCAPSGNQHVTLNFHGINYSAEMYLNGLKEVLPKGMFRRHNIDITDILHPDGNNLLAVLVHPPDHPGRIPPQGGQGGDHEIGKDVATQYVEGWDWICPIRDRNTGIWVEVSISITGPVNIMDPHLVSTFHDDFKRSYLHCTLQLENRSSWIADCTLKIQVSTELEGNICLVEHLQSYAITIPPQSDVEYTIPPLFFYKPNLWWPNGMGKQSLYNVEISVDVKGFGESDSWSHYFGFRKIESTIDDSTGGRIFKLNGEPIFIRGGNWILSDGLLRLTKKRYMTDIKFHADMNFNMLRCWGGGLAERPDFYHFCDVYGLMVWQEFWITGDVDGRGIPVSNPNGPLDHDLFLLCARDTVKLLRNHASLALWVGGNEQVPPVDINKALKSDLKLHPMFASSQASDSQEKHLSEEATDPSKYLDGTRVYVQGSMWDGFANGKGDFTDGPYEIQYPESFFKDSFYKYGFNPEVGSVGVPVAETIRATMPPEGWSIPIFRKRIDGYIEEVPNPIWDYHKFIPYSKPGKVHDQIELYGHPKDLDDFCEKAQLVNYAQYRALLEGWTSFMWTKFTGVLIWKTQNPWTGLRGQFYDHLHDQTAGFYGCRCAAEPIHVQLNLASYFIEVVNTTADELADVAVEISVWDLDGTSPYYKVTEKIVIPPKKVKQIMEMKYPKMKDAKPVYFLLLKLFRLSDNRILSRNFYWLHLPGKDYKLLEQYQQKKIPLKIYSEILVSGTKHQLRMIVENKSTKSVAESIHPASGIDLGDVSGSHSTGKETTHDGNESGSLWRKIHSSLGVARTSDNLRTLEVDGTDSGIAFFLHFSVHTSGSSTAEEKYNDTRILPVHYSDNYFSLAPGEQTSIDISFEAAPGSSPRVVLRGWNHHLDHAVMI; translated from the exons atggccgcggcggccgtggggaaGAGGGTGCTCGACACGGGCTGGCTCGCCGCGCGCTCCACCGAGGTCGCGCTCACCGGCGTCCAGCTCACCACCAcccagccgccggccgccgaccccgaacccgccgcgccatggatgagcgccgccgtgccgggcAC CGTGCTGGGGACGCTGCTGAAGAACAAGCTGATCCCCGACCCCTTCTACGGGCTGAACAACCAGGCCATCGTCGACATCGCCGACGCCGGGAGGGAGTACTACACCTTCTGGTTCTTCACCACGTTCCAGTGTGCCCCG TCAGGAAATCAGCACGTGACTTTAAACTTCCATGGAATAAACTACTCAGCAGAAATGTACTTAAATGGGCTCAAGGAGGTACTTCCAAAAGGAATGTTCCGAAGGCATAACATTGATATTACTGATATTCTTCATCCTGATGGTAACAATCTGCTTGCTGTCCTTGTTCATCCTCCTGATCACCCTGGCAGAATTCCTCCTCAGGGAGGCCAGGGTGGTGACCATGAG ATTGGGAAAGATGTCGCTACACAATATGTTGAAGGATGGGATTGGATTTGCCCAATAAG GGATCGAAACACGGGTATCTGGGTTGAGGTATCAATTTCCATAACTGGG CCTGTGAATATAATGGATCCCCATCTGGTTTCAACTTTTCATGATGATTTTAAGAGGTCATACCTACACTGTACACTTCAGTTAGAGAACAGAAGTTCCTGGATTGCAGATTGTACCCTGAAAATACAGGTGTCAACTGAACTTGAAGGGAACATTTGCTTGGTGGAACACCTTCAAAGTTATGCAATAACAATCCCTCCTCAGTCAGATGTAGAGTACACCATTCCTCCT TTATTCTTTTATAAGCCAAACCTGTGGTGGCCAAATGGCATGGGAAAGCAATCCCTGTACAACGTTGAGATTAGTGTGGATGTCAAAGGATTTGGAGAGTCTGATTCCTGGAGCCATTATTTTGGATTCCGCAAGATCGAGAGTACAATTGATGATTCTACTGGTGGGAG GATCTTCAAGCTAAATGGTGAACCTATTTTTATCCGAGGAGGGAACTGGATATTGTCAGATGGCCTTCTTCGGTTAACAAAGAAGCGATATATGACTGACATCAAGTTCCACGCTGACATGAACTTCAATATGCTTCGCTGTTGGGGTGGCGGATTAGCAGAGAGGCCTGATTTTTATCATTTTTGCGATGTCTATGGCCTGATG GTTTGGCAGGAATTTTGGATAACTGGAGATGTCGATGGCCGAGGAATTCCTGTGTCAAACCCAAATGGCCCTTTGGACCATGATCTCTTTCTTCTATGTGCTAGAGATACTGTCAAATTACTCAGGAATCATGCTAGTCTAGCTTTATGGGTTGGTGGTAATGAGCAGGTCCCACCAGTCGACATCAACAAAGCACTGAAGAGTGATTTGAAGCTACATCCTATGTTTGCAAGTAGCCAGGCATCAGACAGTCAAGAAAAACATTTATCAGAAGAAGCAACTGACCCTAGTAAATACCTTGATGGTACTCGTGTATATGTCCAAGGATCAATGTGGGATGGTTTCGCCAATGGGAAAGGCGACTTCACCGATGGTCCATATGAGATTCAGTATCCAGAGAGCTTTTTCAAGGACAGCTTCTACAAATATGGGTTCAACCCTGAAGTTGGATCTGTGGGAGTTCCAGTTGCAGAGACAATTAGGGCCACAATGCCTCCAGAAGGATGGAGTATTCCAATTTTCAGGAAAAGAATCGACGGGTACATTGAAGAAGTACCAAATCCAATATGGGACTACCACAAGTTCATTCCCTACTCAAAACCTGGGAAAGTCCATGATCAGATTGAACTTTATGGACACCCAAAAGACCTGGATGATTTCTGTGAAAAG GCACAATTGGTCAACTACGCTCAGTACAGAGCGCTTCTGGAAGGATGGACTTCCTTCATGTGGACAAAGTTTACAGGTGTTCTGATTTGGAAGACACAGAATCCATGGACTGGACTAAGAGGGCAGTTCTATGATCATCTCCACGACCAAACTGCTGGGTTTTATGGTTGCCGATGTGCTGCTGAACCTATTCATGTCCAACTGAATTTGGCCAGCTACTTTATAGAG GTGGTAAACACTACAGCTGATGAACTCGCAGATGTGGCTGTTGAAATTTCAGTATGGGATTTGGACGGTACATCCCCCTATTATAAAGTTACCGAGAAAATTGTTATACCACCAAAGAAAGTGAAGCAGATCATGGAGATGAAATACCCGAAGATGAAGGATGCCAAGCCTGTGTATTTTCTGTTACTCAAACTTTTCAGGCTTTCAGACAATAGAATACTCTCCAGAAACTTCTACTGGTTGCATCTTCCCGGGAAAGACTACAAGTTGTTAGAGCAGTACCAGCAGAAAAAGATTCCACTAAAAATTTATTCCGAGATTTTGGTCTCAGGCACCAAGCACCAATTAAGAATGATAGTAGAGAACAAGTCGACGAAGTCAGTCGCAGAAAGCATACACCCAGCATCAGGAATTGATCTAGGTGATGTAAGTGGTTCCCACAGCACTGGCAAAGAAACTACTCATGATGGAAATGAGAGTGGAAGCCTGTGGCGGAAAATACACAGCAGCCTCGGCGTCGCAAGAACAAGTGACAACCTAAGAACACTCGAGGTGGACGGGACCGATTCGGGCATCGCATTCTTCCTCCATTTCTCGGTGCACACTTCTGGATCGTCAACAGCCGAGGAGAAGTACAATGACACAAGGATCCTCCCCGTCCACTACTCAGACAACTACTTCTCGCTGGCGCCGGGGGAGCAGACGTCCATTGACATCTCGTTCGAGGCTGCCCCGGGGTCCAGTCCCAGGGTCGTTCTCAGGGGCTGGAACCATCATCTGGACCATGCCGTGATGATCTGA
- the LOC120698819 gene encoding mannosylglycoprotein endo-beta-mannosidase-like isoform X3, translating into MFYHLCILTIGKDVATQYVEGWDWICPIRDRNTGIWVEVSISITGPVNIMDPHLVSTFHDDFKRSYLHCTLQLENRSSWIADCTLKIQVSTELEGNICLVEHLQSYAITIPPQSDVEYTIPPLFFYKPNLWWPNGMGKQSLYNVEISVDVKGFGESDSWSHYFGFRKIESTIDDSTGGRIFKLNGEPIFIRGGNWILSDGLLRLTKKRYMTDIKFHADMNFNMLRCWGGGLAERPDFYHFCDVYGLMVWQEFWITGDVDGRGIPVSNPNGPLDHDLFLLCARDTVKLLRNHASLALWVGGNEQVPPVDINKALKSDLKLHPMFASSQASDSQEKHLSEEATDPSKYLDGTRVYVQGSMWDGFANGKGDFTDGPYEIQYPESFFKDSFYKYGFNPEVGSVGVPVAETIRATMPPEGWSIPIFRKRIDGYIEEVPNPIWDYHKFIPYSKPGKVHDQIELYGHPKDLDDFCEKAQLVNYAQYRALLEGWTSFMWTKFTGVLIWKTQNPWTGLRGQFYDHLHDQTAGFYGCRCAAEPIHVQLNLASYFIEVVNTTADELADVAVEISVWDLDGTSPYYKVTEKIVIPPKKVKQIMEMKYPKMKDAKPVYFLLLKLFRLSDNRILSRNFYWLHLPGKDYKLLEQYQQKKIPLKIYSEILVSGTKHQLRMIVENKSTKSVAESIHPASGIDLGDVSGSHSTGKETTHDGNESGSLWRKIHSSLGVARTSDNLRTLEVDGTDSGIAFFLHFSVHTSGSSTAEEKYNDTRILPVHYSDNYFSLAPGEQTSIDISFEAAPGSSPRVVLRGWNHHLDHAVMI; encoded by the exons ATGTTTTACCATTTGTGTATACTTACG ATTGGGAAAGATGTCGCTACACAATATGTTGAAGGATGGGATTGGATTTGCCCAATAAG GGATCGAAACACGGGTATCTGGGTTGAGGTATCAATTTCCATAACTGGG CCTGTGAATATAATGGATCCCCATCTGGTTTCAACTTTTCATGATGATTTTAAGAGGTCATACCTACACTGTACACTTCAGTTAGAGAACAGAAGTTCCTGGATTGCAGATTGTACCCTGAAAATACAGGTGTCAACTGAACTTGAAGGGAACATTTGCTTGGTGGAACACCTTCAAAGTTATGCAATAACAATCCCTCCTCAGTCAGATGTAGAGTACACCATTCCTCCT TTATTCTTTTATAAGCCAAACCTGTGGTGGCCAAATGGCATGGGAAAGCAATCCCTGTACAACGTTGAGATTAGTGTGGATGTCAAAGGATTTGGAGAGTCTGATTCCTGGAGCCATTATTTTGGATTCCGCAAGATCGAGAGTACAATTGATGATTCTACTGGTGGGAG GATCTTCAAGCTAAATGGTGAACCTATTTTTATCCGAGGAGGGAACTGGATATTGTCAGATGGCCTTCTTCGGTTAACAAAGAAGCGATATATGACTGACATCAAGTTCCACGCTGACATGAACTTCAATATGCTTCGCTGTTGGGGTGGCGGATTAGCAGAGAGGCCTGATTTTTATCATTTTTGCGATGTCTATGGCCTGATG GTTTGGCAGGAATTTTGGATAACTGGAGATGTCGATGGCCGAGGAATTCCTGTGTCAAACCCAAATGGCCCTTTGGACCATGATCTCTTTCTTCTATGTGCTAGAGATACTGTCAAATTACTCAGGAATCATGCTAGTCTAGCTTTATGGGTTGGTGGTAATGAGCAGGTCCCACCAGTCGACATCAACAAAGCACTGAAGAGTGATTTGAAGCTACATCCTATGTTTGCAAGTAGCCAGGCATCAGACAGTCAAGAAAAACATTTATCAGAAGAAGCAACTGACCCTAGTAAATACCTTGATGGTACTCGTGTATATGTCCAAGGATCAATGTGGGATGGTTTCGCCAATGGGAAAGGCGACTTCACCGATGGTCCATATGAGATTCAGTATCCAGAGAGCTTTTTCAAGGACAGCTTCTACAAATATGGGTTCAACCCTGAAGTTGGATCTGTGGGAGTTCCAGTTGCAGAGACAATTAGGGCCACAATGCCTCCAGAAGGATGGAGTATTCCAATTTTCAGGAAAAGAATCGACGGGTACATTGAAGAAGTACCAAATCCAATATGGGACTACCACAAGTTCATTCCCTACTCAAAACCTGGGAAAGTCCATGATCAGATTGAACTTTATGGACACCCAAAAGACCTGGATGATTTCTGTGAAAAG GCACAATTGGTCAACTACGCTCAGTACAGAGCGCTTCTGGAAGGATGGACTTCCTTCATGTGGACAAAGTTTACAGGTGTTCTGATTTGGAAGACACAGAATCCATGGACTGGACTAAGAGGGCAGTTCTATGATCATCTCCACGACCAAACTGCTGGGTTTTATGGTTGCCGATGTGCTGCTGAACCTATTCATGTCCAACTGAATTTGGCCAGCTACTTTATAGAG GTGGTAAACACTACAGCTGATGAACTCGCAGATGTGGCTGTTGAAATTTCAGTATGGGATTTGGACGGTACATCCCCCTATTATAAAGTTACCGAGAAAATTGTTATACCACCAAAGAAAGTGAAGCAGATCATGGAGATGAAATACCCGAAGATGAAGGATGCCAAGCCTGTGTATTTTCTGTTACTCAAACTTTTCAGGCTTTCAGACAATAGAATACTCTCCAGAAACTTCTACTGGTTGCATCTTCCCGGGAAAGACTACAAGTTGTTAGAGCAGTACCAGCAGAAAAAGATTCCACTAAAAATTTATTCCGAGATTTTGGTCTCAGGCACCAAGCACCAATTAAGAATGATAGTAGAGAACAAGTCGACGAAGTCAGTCGCAGAAAGCATACACCCAGCATCAGGAATTGATCTAGGTGATGTAAGTGGTTCCCACAGCACTGGCAAAGAAACTACTCATGATGGAAATGAGAGTGGAAGCCTGTGGCGGAAAATACACAGCAGCCTCGGCGTCGCAAGAACAAGTGACAACCTAAGAACACTCGAGGTGGACGGGACCGATTCGGGCATCGCATTCTTCCTCCATTTCTCGGTGCACACTTCTGGATCGTCAACAGCCGAGGAGAAGTACAATGACACAAGGATCCTCCCCGTCCACTACTCAGACAACTACTTCTCGCTGGCGCCGGGGGAGCAGACGTCCATTGACATCTCGTTCGAGGCTGCCCCGGGGTCCAGTCCCAGGGTCGTTCTCAGGGGCTGGAACCATCATCTGGACCATGCCGTGATGATCTGA